The Alteromonas macleodii ATCC 27126 genome segment GAAATTGCTGAAGAAGTCTCGGCAAGCCATATTCAAAAGCAAGACATTCGCGAGTTGGTGCGAGACGGTCAAGATATTGTGGTTCAGGTAGTGAAAGATCCTATCGGTACCAAAGGCGCACGCCTTACCACAGACATTACTATCCCCAGCCGTTATCTTGTATTTATGCCTTCGGTAACTCACGTAGGCGTATCTCAACGCATTGAAGAAGAAGCAGAAAGAGAGCGCTTAAAGTCGCTGGTGCAAGAGTTTTGTGATGAAAACGGTGGCTTCATTCTGCGTACTGCGGCTGAAGGCGTGGGCAAAAACGAACTGCAGTCCGACGCAGCATTTTTGCGAAGGCTGTGGGATAAAATTCAGTCGCGTATGAAAAAGCGTAAGTCGAACGTGCTTTACGAAGACTTACCGCTAGCACGACGAGTGCTACGCGACTTTGTTGGTACAGAGCTCGACAGAATTCGAATCGACTCGAAACTATCATTCAATGAACTTCACCAGTTCACCAAAGAGTACGTGCCTGAAATGAACGGCAAGCTCGAATACTACCCGGGTGATAGACCTATTTTTGATTTATACGATGTGGAAAATGAGGCGCAGCGAGCCTTGGAACGCCGTGTCGATTTAAAATCTGGCGGCTACTTGATCATTGATCAGACCGAAGCGATGACCACAATCGACATTAATACGGGCGCTTTTGTTGGCCACCGGAACTTAGAAGAAACAATTTTTAACACCAATATTGAGGCGACGCAGGCAATTGCCCGTCAGTTAAGATTGCGCAACTTGGGTGGGATGATCCTTATCGACTTCATCGATATGATTGAACCAGACCACAAACGACGTGTCTTACACTCACTAGAGGTGGCGACGAACAAGGACAGAGCCAAGATAAATATTCACGGTTTTACTGCGCTAGGGCTAATTGAAATGACCCGTAAACGCACCCGTGAAAGCATTGAGCATATATTGTGCGGAGAATGCCCGGTGTGTAAAGGGCGAGGCACGGTAAAAACCATTGAAACCATTTGTTTTGAAATTAT includes the following:
- the rng gene encoding ribonuclease G, whose product is MSAELLINVTPSESRVALIENGILQEIHVERHTKRGLVGNIYRGKVSRVLPGMQAAFVDIGLEKAAFLHASDIVIHNEIAEEVSASHIQKQDIRELVRDGQDIVVQVVKDPIGTKGARLTTDITIPSRYLVFMPSVTHVGVSQRIEEEAERERLKSLVQEFCDENGGFILRTAAEGVGKNELQSDAAFLRRLWDKIQSRMKKRKSNVLYEDLPLARRVLRDFVGTELDRIRIDSKLSFNELHQFTKEYVPEMNGKLEYYPGDRPIFDLYDVENEAQRALERRVDLKSGGYLIIDQTEAMTTIDINTGAFVGHRNLEETIFNTNIEATQAIARQLRLRNLGGMILIDFIDMIEPDHKRRVLHSLEVATNKDRAKINIHGFTALGLIEMTRKRTRESIEHILCGECPVCKGRGTVKTIETICFEIMREIVRVNRAYDADKFVVYASPKVAEALMGEESHMLAELEVFVSKQIKVQTETLYNQDKYDVVMM